A stretch of the Lactuca sativa cultivar Salinas chromosome 9, Lsat_Salinas_v11, whole genome shotgun sequence genome encodes the following:
- the LOC111920690 gene encoding protein FAR1-RELATED SEQUENCE 5-like, which translates to MLQNKQMKQVLKSFGTKKESENCYRKQFLKIVTDYGYNKLKQIDTNRKCLRKQFLKTDVASLREGTNGSDSEEKSFNSNVVDLSGGKTKLWKPIVPKEFMSDVDATYQSLEEAVEMYKLYADKVAFGVRLNTIMRFGDKAIKKGTGRNKQNSNFKITDCKALIKFERLHMGTNSCKIYEFEEKHNHPLETKEERRYSKRARRLSYKYKEFIVRSSTSNIGAKKAHKLQASLQGGYENVDPEVIDYKNFRRKMGNIIDDKDAQLVVDKMNMRKYELPNHTFEYKGVDSVLNAMFWADETDKLYYKEFGDVISFDATFRTNKYGMIFVPFTAIDNNKRSINIGAGLLSNESIEYYRWLLEAFLKAHGKHPQLMLTDQDPTILQAVEAIFPNSNHRLCFSGFSENTDFRNRFTKLVWNVYIEPKVFESRWKLLMRKFKLQDKRWFKDMYNDQKLWIPAYFKDMPLHGLMKTTSSNEMVNKKLEHDTKNAKHEMTLPNGLLEHAATVYTKTVFYEVKNEIFKADWYCSVESVEMIDGWQVVMITQTDKSKQLKIKCKVELKLPEKEVKCSCNHFIRTCILCRHIFPVLKNNHIEEIPEQYILRRWRRDAISSHLLAMKHVAMQTVDDTFKLLTKAYSNIEYCLDHFKRNKEKLLAFVENTRNLKQAAMEFGCSNQSSSDNYKEEIIRMLGIRIIPEEINIHPLSSIRTKGSGTKKRMVSAIEKVVAAAKKKTRILHRLQSIC; encoded by the exons ATGCTACAAAATAAGCAAAT GAAACAAGTTCTGAAAAGCTTTGGAACCAAGAAAGAATCTGAAAACTGTTATAGAAAACAGTTTCTGAAAATAGTAACAGATTATGGGTATAATAAACTTAAACAGATAGATACAAACAGAAAATGTCTTAGAAAACAATTTCTAAAAACAGATGTTGCAAGTCTGAGGGAAG GTACAAATGGATCTGATTCTGAAGAGAAATCATTCAATAGTAATGTTGTTGACTTGTCTGGTGGGAAAACCAAGTTGTGGAAACCTATTGTTCCTAAAGAATTTATGTCAGATGTAGATGCTACTTATCAATCATTAGAGGAGGCGGTTGAAATGTATAAATTATATGCAGATAAAGTAGCTTTTGGTGTCAGGTTAAATACAATAATGAGGTTTGGTGACAAAGCCATTAAAAAG GGAACTGGAAGGAATAAACAAAACTCAAACTTCAAAATCACGGACTGCAAGGCATTGATAAAGTTTGAACGACTACATATGGGAACTAATTCTTGTAAAATATATGAGTTCGAAGAGAAGCACAACCACCCCCTAGAaactaaagaagaaagacggtatTCCAAACGTGCACGACGACTTAGTTATAAATACAAGGAGTTTATAGTGCGTTCCTCAACTTCTAACATTGGTGCAAAAAAGGCACATAAGTTACAAGCTAGTTTACAAGGAGGTTATGAAAACGTTGACCCTGAAGTAATTGATTATAAAAATTTTAGAAGGAAGATGGGAAACATTATAGATGACAAGGATGCACAACTGGTTGTTGACAAAATGAACATGAGGAAATATGAGTTACCTAACCACACATTTGAGTATAAAGGTGTTGATAGTGTGCTAAACGCAATGTTTTGGGCAGATGAAACCGATAAGTTATATTACAAGGAGTTTGGAGATGTGATCTCATTTGATGCTACATTTCGAACAAATAA GTACGGAATGATTTTTGTGCCGTTTACAGCCATTGATAACAACAAACGTTCAATAAACATTGGAGCAGGTTTGTTAAGCAACGAGTCAATAGAATATTATCGTTGGTTGCTTGAAGCTTTTTTGAAAGCACATGGAAAACACCCTCAATTAATGTTAACAGACCAAGATCCAACGATTCTACAGGCGGTAGAAGCAATATTTCCTAATTCTAATCACCGATTAT GTTTCAGCGGATTTTCTGAAAACACTGATTTTCGAAATCGTTTTACTAAGCTTGTTTGGAATGTATATATAGAGCCTAAAGTCTTTGAATCAAGGTGGAAACTTCTTATGAGAAAATTCAAACTACAAGACAAAAGATGGTTCAAAGACATGTACAATGATCAAAAGCTTTGGATTCCAGCCTATTTTAAAGACATGCCACTACATGGTCTGATGAAAACTACTTCAAG CAACGAAATGGTCAACAAAAAACTAGAGCATGATACAAAAAATGCAAAGCATGAAATGACGCTTCCAAATGGATTACTAGAACATGCAGCTACGGTTTACACTAAAACCGTTTTCTATGAGgtcaaaaatgaaatatttaaagcAGACTGGTACTGTTCTGTTGAAAGCGTTGAAATGATTGATGGGTGGCAAGTTGTTATGATTACACAAACGGATAAGAGCAAACAGTTGAAGATAAAATGCAAG GTTGAACTAAAATTGCCTGAAAAAGAAGTTAAATGTTCATGCAATCATTTTATACGTACTTGCATTTTGTGTCGACATATTTTTCCTGTCTTGAAAAACAACCATATTGAAGAGATTCCAGAGCAGTATATTCTCAGAAGATGGAGAAGGGATGCAATTTCAAGCCATTTGCTTGCCATGAAACATGTTGCCATGCAAACCGTAGATGACACCTTTAAACTTCTAACAAAGGCTTACAGTAATATTGAATACTGCTTGGATCATTTCAAAAGAAATAAGGAgaaattgttggcttttgttgaGAACACACGTAACTTGAAGCAGGCAGCAATGGAATTTGGTTGTTCAAACCAATCATCATCTGATAATTATAAAGAAGAAATTATTCGGATGCTAGGAATACGCATCATTCCTGAAGAAATAAATATACATCCACTTTCATCAATACGTACCAAAGGGAGTGGAACTAAGAAAAGAATGGTTAGTGCCATTGAGAAAGTTGTTGCAGCTGCAAAGAAAAAAACTAGAATTTTGCACAGGTTGCAATCAATATGTTAA